The sequence ACGTACAGGTCGAGCTGCTTGAGCGCCTCCTTGGTGTACGCCACCTTCGGGATGCTGTGGAACAGGTTCACGCCGTAGCTGAACAGGCCCTTGATCGGGTAGGGCTCGCCGGTCAGCATCGGCGGGATCATCTCCTGCACCGCCGTGGCGGTGCCGTAGAAGAGACCGCGGTCGACGGCGTCGCGGAACGGGGAGTCCGCCTCGACGTCGGTCGTCGAGCCGCCGCACCCGCCCGAGGAGGGCGCGAGGGGCAGGTCGGGGTGCGGGTAGTCGTCGACGCCGGGCGCGTCGCAGAAGTAGTACCCGCCCGGTTTGCCGTAGTTGCCGAGCAGTACGTTGACGAGGTACAGCGCGCGGTTGCGTTGCGTGTCGTTGCCGTACCAGACGACGTGCCGGCTGACGGGGATCACGGCGCGGGGGGCGTGCTCGGCCATCTCGCGCGCGATGCGGCGGATGGTGTCGGCCGGGATCTCGGTGATCTCCGCCGCCCACTCCGGCGTGTAGTCCTGGACGTGCTCGACGAGGCGGTCGAAGCCCATCGTGTACTGCTCGACGTACGCCGCGTCGTACAGCTCCTCGGTGACGAGGACGTGCATCCAGGCGAGCAGCAGGGCGGTGTCGGTGCCCGGCTTGACCGGCAGCCAATCGTTGGCCTTCGCCGCGGCGGTGCTGAAGCGCGGGTCGGCGACCACCAGCTTCGCGCCGCGCTTGAGCGCCAGCGCGAAGTCCTGCAGCTGCGTGTTGTGGGTGTCCTCGCCGATGTGGTGGCCGATGAGGACGATGTAGTTCGTTTCCGACCAGTCGATCTGTTCGTGCCCGGAGATGCCCCGCCCGAACGTGTACTGGCTGGCGGTCTCGCGCGGTCCCGTGCAGAGGCTGACCGACGGCTTCGCGGCGTTGGGGGAGCCCCAGGCGCCGGGCAGGTAGGAGGCGAACCACTTGTCGCCCGAGCCGTGCCCGAACCAGGCGACGCTCTCCGTGCCGTGCTCGTCGCGGATTTGGAACATCTTCTCCGCGACGTAGTCGAGCGCCTCGTCCCAGCTGGCTTCGCGGTACTGCCCGTCGCCCCGTTCGGTGCCCTCGACGCGGATCAACGGCCGCTTGAGGCGGTCGGGATCGTACGTCTGCGTCGGGGCGCCCTGTCCGCGGGGGCAGAGCATGCCGCGCGATTTGGGGTTCGTGGCGTAGCCGTCGACCTTGCGGACCTTCCCGCCGGCGACCTGGACCTCGATCCCGCACTTCCAGAAACAGTTCTCGCAGTACGAGTACACCGTTTCCACGTCGCCGTCGAACCACTGCGGTGGCATCGGCGCGAACGGGTTGGGGATGCGGTCCAGCAGCGATTGTGCGCTGGCCTGCCCCGCGACCGTCGCGGCGCCCACCGAAGCGGCGGACAGCTTGAGGAACTCCCTACGATCCATTCCCACGCGTGACCTCCCTGATCGTTGCGTGCAAGAACGTCGTCAGCGGTCCGTAGAAGCCGCTGCCGTCCCGATCCGCGACGCTCGCGGCGTAGCGGTCGAACCACGGACGCATCCAGCGCGCGAGCAGGTCGCGCGCGGCGTGCGTCCGTTCGTGCCGTGCGAGGAGGACGCCGGCCTCGGCGACCGCGGCGACGTGGTCGGGAAGATCCGTCCACGCCTCCTGGGTCCCGATGCCCTCGTCCTTGAGGAACCGGCCGACGGCTTCGGCGGTGTCGCCGAGCAGCTCGCCGTCCTGGGCGTACCCGAGGTAGGGGGGCGCGGCGAGCCCGTCGCCGCTGCTGACGAACAGGTCGACGTACGACGCCTGCAGCGTCGTCGCGTCGGCCGGCGGCAGCGTCGGGGCGGGGACGCCGGTGGCGTCGCTCAAGGCGTCGAGCGCCGCTGCGAAGCGGCCGCTGCGGAGGTCGTCGAGGAGGGGGTCCCGGGGGGACGCGAACGTCGCGGCGATCGCCTGCAGCAGCAGGCCGTCCGTCGCGCCGGCGTCG comes from Trueperaceae bacterium and encodes:
- a CDS encoding molybdopterin-dependent oxidoreductase, translating into MDRREFLKLSAASVGAATVAGQASAQSLLDRIPNPFAPMPPQWFDGDVETVYSYCENCFWKCGIEVQVAGGKVRKVDGYATNPKSRGMLCPRGQGAPTQTYDPDRLKRPLIRVEGTERGDGQYREASWDEALDYVAEKMFQIRDEHGTESVAWFGHGSGDKWFASYLPGAWGSPNAAKPSVSLCTGPRETASQYTFGRGISGHEQIDWSETNYIVLIGHHIGEDTHNTQLQDFALALKRGAKLVVADPRFSTAAAKANDWLPVKPGTDTALLLAWMHVLVTEELYDAAYVEQYTMGFDRLVEHVQDYTPEWAAEITEIPADTIRRIAREMAEHAPRAVIPVSRHVVWYGNDTQRNRALYLVNVLLGNYGKPGGYYFCDAPGVDDYPHPDLPLAPSSGGCGGSTTDVEADSPFRDAVDRGLFYGTATAVQEMIPPMLTGEPYPIKGLFSYGVNLFHSIPKVAYTKEALKQLDLYVAIDVLPMEHVMWADVILPEATYLERYDDLLLQSYKTPFIAGRFPAIEAMYDTKPGWWIAKELGTKLGLGEYFPWEDMEDYLDTRLRTIGSDLEELREQGTIVRRGRPYFADYERFNRNPLGTPSGKIEIYSERFADAGFDPMPTYEPTEEPPDGSYRLLYGRSPVHTFARTHNNAVLMDQHGENEVWLATKEAERLGVANGDYVYLENDAGVREGPVKAAVTERIRHDCVYIVHGFGHKAPLMRLANGRGASDTALQSSYTLDPISGGAGLRNNFVRVVPDAPNPQHPPIKDLVADRSPV
- a CDS encoding molecular chaperone TorD family protein, translated to MIADRTPADVRTPTPAHDAGATDGLLLQAIAATFASPRDPLLDDLRSGRFAAALDALSDATGVPAPTLPPADATTLQASYVDLFVSSGDGLAAPPYLGYAQDGELLGDTAEAVGRFLKDEGIGTQEAWTDLPDHVAAVAEAGVLLARHERTHAARDLLARWMRPWFDRYAASVADRDGSGFYGPLTTFLHATIREVTRGNGS